The proteins below are encoded in one region of Syngnathus acus chromosome 2, fSynAcu1.2, whole genome shotgun sequence:
- the esyt1a gene encoding extended synaptotagmin-1 isoform X2, producing MPSAEDEAEAAVSGGTAGTASSSSSPPLPGQAPAGERAVSALWSFAKCLGALLPVYLAGYYGFSISLVLLGVMVYMGWKHSRQDKARRLNAAMYLLENEVQFTTEKIFRIKRDLPPWVTFPDVEKAEWLNKMLQQAWPFIGHFVEKLLLETIAPTIRASSIHLQTLSFTKVNLGDKALKVVGVKAHTEHDRRQVMLDLYLSYAGDAEINVEIKKYFCKAGVKGIQLQGKLRVILEPLIGDVPLVGAITMFFIRRPKLDINWTGLTNLLDIPGLNAMSDTMIMDAIASQLVLPNRLTIPLVADLQVAQLRSPLPRGVVRIHLLEAEDLTAKDTVIKGLIDGKSDPYAVLRVGTQIFTSRHVDSNLNPQWREMYEVIVHEVPGQELEVEVFDKDPDQDDFLGRVKVDLAIVKQARVVDDWFNLRDVPSGSVHLRLEWLSLLSSADRLTEVIQRNQNLTSKTTDPPSAAILAVYLDQAQDLPMRKGNKDPSPMVQISIQDTTKESKTCYGCSHPVWEDAFTFFIQDPRKQDIDIQVKDDDRALSLGSLSIPLARLLTSPELTMDQWFQLDSSTSAGRIYIKIVLRVLWLSDDATPTTPSTRPLAPGSGPGHGGITAELNPMGPGGLAKPPPSRPQHTTPDPEFATEGVLRIHLLEAQNLIAKDNFMGGMVKGKSDPYVKIRVAGMTFRSHTIKENLNPVWNELYEVILTQLPGQEIQFDLFDKDIDQDDFLGRFKVNLRDIISAQFINTWYTLNDVKSGRVHLLLEWLPRVSDLLKLEQILQYQSQQLFQNKVVLSAAVLFVYVERAHGLALKKSGKEPKVGAEVILKNVSHKTKVCERSTSPRWDEAFHFLIRDPREETLTVKLSHSWGQALGSTTLALREVMAEPNLVLDRWLALDGALPESQILLRATLKILDTQLATLCRRAPGDLDSMGEVVIPRWDPSHLDLRHRAGGSDGSTSSSQVKLSLGYGTEENRLFITVHACRALTACSKDGADSYVTFMLLPDKKGTTKRRTATKKRDLNPEFNERFDFELSLEESSQKKLDLSVKNSVSFMSRERELLGKLQLDLDQIDLKSGVTQWYDLLPESS from the exons ATGCCATCCGCGGAGGATGAGGCAGAGGCGGCCGTGAGCGGAGGCACAGCGGGGAcggccagcagcagcagctcgccGCCGCTGCCAGGCCAAGCCCCCGCAGGAGAGCGCGCGGTGAGCGCCTTGTGGTCCTTCGCCAAATGCTTAGGCGCGCTCCTGCCCGTCTACCTGGCAGGATATTATGGCTTCAGCATCTCCCTGGTCCTGCTCGGGGTCATGGTCTATATGGGCTGGAAGCATAGTCGACAGGATAAAGCGAGGAGGCTCAACGCGGCCATGTATCTCCTGGAAAACGAGGTGCAATTCACCACGGAGAAGATCTTCCGAATCAAGCGGGATCTGCCTCCCTGG GTGACCTTCCCAGATGTGGAAAAAGCAGAGTGGTTAAATAAG ATGCTGCAGCAAGCGTGGCCCTTCATAGGTCACTTTGTGGAAAAGTTACTTCTGGAGACCATCGCTCCAACCATCCGAGCTTCCAGCATTCATCTGCAAACCTTGAGCTTCACCAAAGTCAACCTCGGAGACAAG GCTTTAAAAGTGGTTGGCGTCAAAGCTCACACAGAGCACGACAGGAGACAAGTCATGTTGGATTTGTACCTCAG CTACGCCGGCGACGCCGAAATCAACGTGGAAATCAAAAAGTACTTCTGCAAAGCTGGGGTCAAAGGAATTCAG CTCCAAGGCAAACTGCGCGTCATCCTCGAGCCTCTGATTGGAGACGTTCCGCTGGTTGGAGCCATCACCATGTTCTTCATCCGCCGACCT AAACTGGACATCAACTGGACGGGACTGACCAACCTGTTGGATATCCCTGGACTCAA CGCCATGTCGGACACCATGATAATGGATGCCATCGCCTCCCAACTGGTCCTCCCCAACCGCCTCACCATTCCCCTGGTGGCTGACCTGCAGGTGGCGCAGCTGCGCTCCCCTCTGCCAAGG GGAGTCGTGCGCATCCACCTGCTGGAGGCCGAAGATCTGACCGCTAAGGACACCGTCATCAAGGGCCTGATCGACGGCAAGTCGGACCCATACGCTGTGCTTCGTGTGGGAACGCAGATCTTCACCTCACGTCACGTGGACAGCAACCTGAATCCACAGTGGAGGGAAATGTATGAG GTGATTGTCCACGAAGTACCTGGTCAAGAGTTGGAAGTGGAAGTGTTTGACAAGGACCCAGACCAGGATGACTTCCTGGGCAG AGTCAAGGTGGATCTGGCTATTGTGAAACAAGCCCGAGTTGTGGATGAT TGGTTCAATTTGAGGGACGTCCCATCCGGCAGTGTTCACCTCCGACTGGAGTGGCTCTCTCTGCTCTCGTCTGCCGACAGATTGACTGAG GTGATCCAGAGAAACCAGAACCTGACCAGCAAAACCACAGATCCACCATCTGCTGCCATCTTGGCCGTCTATCTCGATCAAGCTCAGGATCTGCCT ATGAGAAAGGGAAATAAGGACCCGAGCCCAATGGTGCAAATTTCCATTCAGGATACGACGAAAGAGAGCAAG ACTTGCTACGGTTGCAGCCACCCCGTGTGGGAGGACGCGTTCACCTTCTTCATTCAGGATCCTCGCAAACAAGATATCGACATTCAA GTGAAGGACGATGACCGAGCTCTCTCCCTGGGCAGTCTGAGCATCCCTCTGGCCCGCCTCCTGACCTCCCCTGAGCTCACCATGGACCAGTGGTTCCAGTTGGACAGTTCCACTTCTGCCGGCCGCATCTACATCAAGATTGTTCTACGG GTTTTGTGGCTAAGCGATGACGCCACACCCACCACGCCGTCGACCCGCCCGTTAGCTCCCGGTTCAGGACCAGGTCACGGCGGGATCACAGCAGAACTAAACCCGATGGGGCCTGGCGGCTTAGCCAAACCTCCGCCGTCACGCCCGCAGCACACCACGCCCGACCCGGAGTTTGCAACTGAG GGGGTGCTTCGGATCCACCTGCTGGAGGCCCAAAACCTGATAGCCAAGGACAACTTCATGGGGGGCATGGTGAAAGGCAAGAGTGACCCCTATGTCAAGATCCGAGTAGCTGGGATGACCTTCCGCAGTCACACCATCAAAGAGAACCTCAATCCAGTCTGGAATGAACTCTATGAG GTGATTCTTACTCAGCTCCCTGGCCAAGAGATCCAATTTGACTTATTTGACAAGGACATTGATCAAGATGACTTCCTGGGAAG GTTCAAAGTGAATTTACGAGATATCATCAGTGCACAGTTCATCAATACG TGGTACACGTTAAACGACGTCAAGTCCGGTCGAGTTCACCTGCTCCTCGAATGGCTGCCCAGGGTGTCTGACCTACTCAAACTGGAGCAG attCTGCAGTACCAATCGCAGCAGTTATTCCAGAACAAAGTTGTACTGTCAGCAGCCGTGCTCTTTGTGTATGTGGAGCGAGCTCATGGCCTGGCC TTGAAGAAAAGTGGGAAGGAGCCAAAAGTTGGAGCTGAGGTGATTCTCAAGAATGTATCCCACAAAACCAAG GTCTGCGAGCGGTCCACATCACCCCGATGGGATGAAGCCTTCCACTTCTTGATTCGAGATCCCAGAGAGGAAACGCTCACGGTGAAG CTGTCTCACAGTTGGGGCCAGGCTCTTGGCTCCACCACGCTCGCGCTGAGGGAGGTGATGGCCGAGCCCAACTTGGTTCTGGACCGCTGGCTAGCTTTGGACGGAGCTCTGCCGGAGAGCCAGATCCTGCTGAGGGCGACGCTCAAG ATCTTGGACACGCAGTTGGCGACGCTGTGCCGCAGAGCCCCGGGGGACTTGGACAGCATGGGCGAAGTGGTCATTCCCAGATGGGATCCTTCCCATCTGGACCTCAGACACCGGGCAGG GGGCAGCGATGGCTCAACGTCTTCAAGCCAGGTGAAGCTCAGCCTCGGATACGGCACGGAGGAGAACCGGCTTTTCATCACCGTCCACGCGTGCAG AGCCCTGACGGCTTGCTCCAAAGACGGCGCCGACTCTTATGTGACGTTCATGCTGCTGCCGGACAAGAAAGGCACCACCAAGAGGAGAACCGCCACCAAGAAGAGGGACCTCAACCCGGAATTTAACGAGAG GTTTGACTTTGAGCTCTCATTGGAGGAGTCATCGCAGAAGAAGCTGGACCTATCGGTGAAGAACAGCGTCTCCTTCATGAGCCGAGAAAGGGAGCTTCTCGGTAAA CTGCAGCTGGACCTAGACCAGATTGACCTGAAGAGCGGAGTCACACAATG GTACGATTTGCTACCAGAGTCAAGCTAG
- the esyt1a gene encoding extended synaptotagmin-1 isoform X1 encodes MPSAEDEAEAAVSGGTAGTASSSSSPPLPGQAPAGERAVSALWSFAKCLGALLPVYLAGYYGFSISLVLLGVMVYMGWKHSRQDKARRLNAAMYLLENEVQFTTEKIFRIKRDLPPWVTFPDVEKAEWLNKMLQQAWPFIGHFVEKLLLETIAPTIRASSIHLQTLSFTKVNLGDKALKVVGVKAHTEHDRRQVMLDLYLSYAGDAEINVEIKKYFCKAGVKGIQLQGKLRVILEPLIGDVPLVGAITMFFIRRPKLDINWTGLTNLLDIPGLNAMSDTMIMDAIASQLVLPNRLTIPLVADLQVAQLRSPLPRGVVRIHLLEAEDLTAKDTVIKGLIDGKSDPYAVLRVGTQIFTSRHVDSNLNPQWREMYEVIVHEVPGQELEVEVFDKDPDQDDFLGRVKVDLAIVKQARVVDDWFNLRDVPSGSVHLRLEWLSLLSSADRLTEVIQRNQNLTSKTTDPPSAAILAVYLDQAQDLPMRKGNKDPSPMVQISIQDTTKESKTCYGCSHPVWEDAFTFFIQDPRKQDIDIQVKDDDRALSLGSLSIPLARLLTSPELTMDQWFQLDSSTSAGRIYIKIVLRVLWLSDDATPTTPSTRPLAPGSGPGHGGITAELNPMGPGGLAKPPPSRPQHTTPDPEFATEGVLRIHLLEAQNLIAKDNFMGGMVKGKSDPYVKIRVAGMTFRSHTIKENLNPVWNELYEVILTQLPGQEIQFDLFDKDIDQDDFLGRFKVNLRDIISAQFINTWYTLNDVKSGRVHLLLEWLPRVSDLLKLEQILQYQSQQLFQNKVVLSAAVLFVYVERAHGLALKKSGKEPKVGAEVILKNVSHKTKVCERSTSPRWDEAFHFLIRDPREETLTVKLSHSWGQALGSTTLALREVMAEPNLVLDRWLALDGALPESQILLRATLKILDTQLATLCRRAPGDLDSMGEVVIPRWDPSHLDLRHRAGFAMGSDGSTSSSQVKLSLGYGTEENRLFITVHACRALTACSKDGADSYVTFMLLPDKKGTTKRRTATKKRDLNPEFNERFDFELSLEESSQKKLDLSVKNSVSFMSRERELLGKLQLDLDQIDLKSGVTQWYDLLPESS; translated from the exons ATGCCATCCGCGGAGGATGAGGCAGAGGCGGCCGTGAGCGGAGGCACAGCGGGGAcggccagcagcagcagctcgccGCCGCTGCCAGGCCAAGCCCCCGCAGGAGAGCGCGCGGTGAGCGCCTTGTGGTCCTTCGCCAAATGCTTAGGCGCGCTCCTGCCCGTCTACCTGGCAGGATATTATGGCTTCAGCATCTCCCTGGTCCTGCTCGGGGTCATGGTCTATATGGGCTGGAAGCATAGTCGACAGGATAAAGCGAGGAGGCTCAACGCGGCCATGTATCTCCTGGAAAACGAGGTGCAATTCACCACGGAGAAGATCTTCCGAATCAAGCGGGATCTGCCTCCCTGG GTGACCTTCCCAGATGTGGAAAAAGCAGAGTGGTTAAATAAG ATGCTGCAGCAAGCGTGGCCCTTCATAGGTCACTTTGTGGAAAAGTTACTTCTGGAGACCATCGCTCCAACCATCCGAGCTTCCAGCATTCATCTGCAAACCTTGAGCTTCACCAAAGTCAACCTCGGAGACAAG GCTTTAAAAGTGGTTGGCGTCAAAGCTCACACAGAGCACGACAGGAGACAAGTCATGTTGGATTTGTACCTCAG CTACGCCGGCGACGCCGAAATCAACGTGGAAATCAAAAAGTACTTCTGCAAAGCTGGGGTCAAAGGAATTCAG CTCCAAGGCAAACTGCGCGTCATCCTCGAGCCTCTGATTGGAGACGTTCCGCTGGTTGGAGCCATCACCATGTTCTTCATCCGCCGACCT AAACTGGACATCAACTGGACGGGACTGACCAACCTGTTGGATATCCCTGGACTCAA CGCCATGTCGGACACCATGATAATGGATGCCATCGCCTCCCAACTGGTCCTCCCCAACCGCCTCACCATTCCCCTGGTGGCTGACCTGCAGGTGGCGCAGCTGCGCTCCCCTCTGCCAAGG GGAGTCGTGCGCATCCACCTGCTGGAGGCCGAAGATCTGACCGCTAAGGACACCGTCATCAAGGGCCTGATCGACGGCAAGTCGGACCCATACGCTGTGCTTCGTGTGGGAACGCAGATCTTCACCTCACGTCACGTGGACAGCAACCTGAATCCACAGTGGAGGGAAATGTATGAG GTGATTGTCCACGAAGTACCTGGTCAAGAGTTGGAAGTGGAAGTGTTTGACAAGGACCCAGACCAGGATGACTTCCTGGGCAG AGTCAAGGTGGATCTGGCTATTGTGAAACAAGCCCGAGTTGTGGATGAT TGGTTCAATTTGAGGGACGTCCCATCCGGCAGTGTTCACCTCCGACTGGAGTGGCTCTCTCTGCTCTCGTCTGCCGACAGATTGACTGAG GTGATCCAGAGAAACCAGAACCTGACCAGCAAAACCACAGATCCACCATCTGCTGCCATCTTGGCCGTCTATCTCGATCAAGCTCAGGATCTGCCT ATGAGAAAGGGAAATAAGGACCCGAGCCCAATGGTGCAAATTTCCATTCAGGATACGACGAAAGAGAGCAAG ACTTGCTACGGTTGCAGCCACCCCGTGTGGGAGGACGCGTTCACCTTCTTCATTCAGGATCCTCGCAAACAAGATATCGACATTCAA GTGAAGGACGATGACCGAGCTCTCTCCCTGGGCAGTCTGAGCATCCCTCTGGCCCGCCTCCTGACCTCCCCTGAGCTCACCATGGACCAGTGGTTCCAGTTGGACAGTTCCACTTCTGCCGGCCGCATCTACATCAAGATTGTTCTACGG GTTTTGTGGCTAAGCGATGACGCCACACCCACCACGCCGTCGACCCGCCCGTTAGCTCCCGGTTCAGGACCAGGTCACGGCGGGATCACAGCAGAACTAAACCCGATGGGGCCTGGCGGCTTAGCCAAACCTCCGCCGTCACGCCCGCAGCACACCACGCCCGACCCGGAGTTTGCAACTGAG GGGGTGCTTCGGATCCACCTGCTGGAGGCCCAAAACCTGATAGCCAAGGACAACTTCATGGGGGGCATGGTGAAAGGCAAGAGTGACCCCTATGTCAAGATCCGAGTAGCTGGGATGACCTTCCGCAGTCACACCATCAAAGAGAACCTCAATCCAGTCTGGAATGAACTCTATGAG GTGATTCTTACTCAGCTCCCTGGCCAAGAGATCCAATTTGACTTATTTGACAAGGACATTGATCAAGATGACTTCCTGGGAAG GTTCAAAGTGAATTTACGAGATATCATCAGTGCACAGTTCATCAATACG TGGTACACGTTAAACGACGTCAAGTCCGGTCGAGTTCACCTGCTCCTCGAATGGCTGCCCAGGGTGTCTGACCTACTCAAACTGGAGCAG attCTGCAGTACCAATCGCAGCAGTTATTCCAGAACAAAGTTGTACTGTCAGCAGCCGTGCTCTTTGTGTATGTGGAGCGAGCTCATGGCCTGGCC TTGAAGAAAAGTGGGAAGGAGCCAAAAGTTGGAGCTGAGGTGATTCTCAAGAATGTATCCCACAAAACCAAG GTCTGCGAGCGGTCCACATCACCCCGATGGGATGAAGCCTTCCACTTCTTGATTCGAGATCCCAGAGAGGAAACGCTCACGGTGAAG CTGTCTCACAGTTGGGGCCAGGCTCTTGGCTCCACCACGCTCGCGCTGAGGGAGGTGATGGCCGAGCCCAACTTGGTTCTGGACCGCTGGCTAGCTTTGGACGGAGCTCTGCCGGAGAGCCAGATCCTGCTGAGGGCGACGCTCAAG ATCTTGGACACGCAGTTGGCGACGCTGTGCCGCAGAGCCCCGGGGGACTTGGACAGCATGGGCGAAGTGGTCATTCCCAGATGGGATCCTTCCCATCTGGACCTCAGACACCGGGCAGGGTTCGCCAT GGGCAGCGATGGCTCAACGTCTTCAAGCCAGGTGAAGCTCAGCCTCGGATACGGCACGGAGGAGAACCGGCTTTTCATCACCGTCCACGCGTGCAG AGCCCTGACGGCTTGCTCCAAAGACGGCGCCGACTCTTATGTGACGTTCATGCTGCTGCCGGACAAGAAAGGCACCACCAAGAGGAGAACCGCCACCAAGAAGAGGGACCTCAACCCGGAATTTAACGAGAG GTTTGACTTTGAGCTCTCATTGGAGGAGTCATCGCAGAAGAAGCTGGACCTATCGGTGAAGAACAGCGTCTCCTTCATGAGCCGAGAAAGGGAGCTTCTCGGTAAA CTGCAGCTGGACCTAGACCAGATTGACCTGAAGAGCGGAGTCACACAATG GTACGATTTGCTACCAGAGTCAAGCTAG
- the esyt1a gene encoding extended synaptotagmin-1 isoform X3: protein MVTFPDVEKAEWLNKMLQQAWPFIGHFVEKLLLETIAPTIRASSIHLQTLSFTKVNLGDKALKVVGVKAHTEHDRRQVMLDLYLSYAGDAEINVEIKKYFCKAGVKGIQLQGKLRVILEPLIGDVPLVGAITMFFIRRPKLDINWTGLTNLLDIPGLNAMSDTMIMDAIASQLVLPNRLTIPLVADLQVAQLRSPLPRGVVRIHLLEAEDLTAKDTVIKGLIDGKSDPYAVLRVGTQIFTSRHVDSNLNPQWREMYEVIVHEVPGQELEVEVFDKDPDQDDFLGRVKVDLAIVKQARVVDDWFNLRDVPSGSVHLRLEWLSLLSSADRLTEVIQRNQNLTSKTTDPPSAAILAVYLDQAQDLPMRKGNKDPSPMVQISIQDTTKESKTCYGCSHPVWEDAFTFFIQDPRKQDIDIQVKDDDRALSLGSLSIPLARLLTSPELTMDQWFQLDSSTSAGRIYIKIVLRVLWLSDDATPTTPSTRPLAPGSGPGHGGITAELNPMGPGGLAKPPPSRPQHTTPDPEFATEGVLRIHLLEAQNLIAKDNFMGGMVKGKSDPYVKIRVAGMTFRSHTIKENLNPVWNELYEVILTQLPGQEIQFDLFDKDIDQDDFLGRFKVNLRDIISAQFINTWYTLNDVKSGRVHLLLEWLPRVSDLLKLEQILQYQSQQLFQNKVVLSAAVLFVYVERAHGLALKKSGKEPKVGAEVILKNVSHKTKVCERSTSPRWDEAFHFLIRDPREETLTVKLSHSWGQALGSTTLALREVMAEPNLVLDRWLALDGALPESQILLRATLKILDTQLATLCRRAPGDLDSMGEVVIPRWDPSHLDLRHRAGFAMGSDGSTSSSQVKLSLGYGTEENRLFITVHACRALTACSKDGADSYVTFMLLPDKKGTTKRRTATKKRDLNPEFNERFDFELSLEESSQKKLDLSVKNSVSFMSRERELLGKLQLDLDQIDLKSGVTQWYDLLPESS from the exons GTGACCTTCCCAGATGTGGAAAAAGCAGAGTGGTTAAATAAG ATGCTGCAGCAAGCGTGGCCCTTCATAGGTCACTTTGTGGAAAAGTTACTTCTGGAGACCATCGCTCCAACCATCCGAGCTTCCAGCATTCATCTGCAAACCTTGAGCTTCACCAAAGTCAACCTCGGAGACAAG GCTTTAAAAGTGGTTGGCGTCAAAGCTCACACAGAGCACGACAGGAGACAAGTCATGTTGGATTTGTACCTCAG CTACGCCGGCGACGCCGAAATCAACGTGGAAATCAAAAAGTACTTCTGCAAAGCTGGGGTCAAAGGAATTCAG CTCCAAGGCAAACTGCGCGTCATCCTCGAGCCTCTGATTGGAGACGTTCCGCTGGTTGGAGCCATCACCATGTTCTTCATCCGCCGACCT AAACTGGACATCAACTGGACGGGACTGACCAACCTGTTGGATATCCCTGGACTCAA CGCCATGTCGGACACCATGATAATGGATGCCATCGCCTCCCAACTGGTCCTCCCCAACCGCCTCACCATTCCCCTGGTGGCTGACCTGCAGGTGGCGCAGCTGCGCTCCCCTCTGCCAAGG GGAGTCGTGCGCATCCACCTGCTGGAGGCCGAAGATCTGACCGCTAAGGACACCGTCATCAAGGGCCTGATCGACGGCAAGTCGGACCCATACGCTGTGCTTCGTGTGGGAACGCAGATCTTCACCTCACGTCACGTGGACAGCAACCTGAATCCACAGTGGAGGGAAATGTATGAG GTGATTGTCCACGAAGTACCTGGTCAAGAGTTGGAAGTGGAAGTGTTTGACAAGGACCCAGACCAGGATGACTTCCTGGGCAG AGTCAAGGTGGATCTGGCTATTGTGAAACAAGCCCGAGTTGTGGATGAT TGGTTCAATTTGAGGGACGTCCCATCCGGCAGTGTTCACCTCCGACTGGAGTGGCTCTCTCTGCTCTCGTCTGCCGACAGATTGACTGAG GTGATCCAGAGAAACCAGAACCTGACCAGCAAAACCACAGATCCACCATCTGCTGCCATCTTGGCCGTCTATCTCGATCAAGCTCAGGATCTGCCT ATGAGAAAGGGAAATAAGGACCCGAGCCCAATGGTGCAAATTTCCATTCAGGATACGACGAAAGAGAGCAAG ACTTGCTACGGTTGCAGCCACCCCGTGTGGGAGGACGCGTTCACCTTCTTCATTCAGGATCCTCGCAAACAAGATATCGACATTCAA GTGAAGGACGATGACCGAGCTCTCTCCCTGGGCAGTCTGAGCATCCCTCTGGCCCGCCTCCTGACCTCCCCTGAGCTCACCATGGACCAGTGGTTCCAGTTGGACAGTTCCACTTCTGCCGGCCGCATCTACATCAAGATTGTTCTACGG GTTTTGTGGCTAAGCGATGACGCCACACCCACCACGCCGTCGACCCGCCCGTTAGCTCCCGGTTCAGGACCAGGTCACGGCGGGATCACAGCAGAACTAAACCCGATGGGGCCTGGCGGCTTAGCCAAACCTCCGCCGTCACGCCCGCAGCACACCACGCCCGACCCGGAGTTTGCAACTGAG GGGGTGCTTCGGATCCACCTGCTGGAGGCCCAAAACCTGATAGCCAAGGACAACTTCATGGGGGGCATGGTGAAAGGCAAGAGTGACCCCTATGTCAAGATCCGAGTAGCTGGGATGACCTTCCGCAGTCACACCATCAAAGAGAACCTCAATCCAGTCTGGAATGAACTCTATGAG GTGATTCTTACTCAGCTCCCTGGCCAAGAGATCCAATTTGACTTATTTGACAAGGACATTGATCAAGATGACTTCCTGGGAAG GTTCAAAGTGAATTTACGAGATATCATCAGTGCACAGTTCATCAATACG TGGTACACGTTAAACGACGTCAAGTCCGGTCGAGTTCACCTGCTCCTCGAATGGCTGCCCAGGGTGTCTGACCTACTCAAACTGGAGCAG attCTGCAGTACCAATCGCAGCAGTTATTCCAGAACAAAGTTGTACTGTCAGCAGCCGTGCTCTTTGTGTATGTGGAGCGAGCTCATGGCCTGGCC TTGAAGAAAAGTGGGAAGGAGCCAAAAGTTGGAGCTGAGGTGATTCTCAAGAATGTATCCCACAAAACCAAG GTCTGCGAGCGGTCCACATCACCCCGATGGGATGAAGCCTTCCACTTCTTGATTCGAGATCCCAGAGAGGAAACGCTCACGGTGAAG CTGTCTCACAGTTGGGGCCAGGCTCTTGGCTCCACCACGCTCGCGCTGAGGGAGGTGATGGCCGAGCCCAACTTGGTTCTGGACCGCTGGCTAGCTTTGGACGGAGCTCTGCCGGAGAGCCAGATCCTGCTGAGGGCGACGCTCAAG ATCTTGGACACGCAGTTGGCGACGCTGTGCCGCAGAGCCCCGGGGGACTTGGACAGCATGGGCGAAGTGGTCATTCCCAGATGGGATCCTTCCCATCTGGACCTCAGACACCGGGCAGGGTTCGCCAT GGGCAGCGATGGCTCAACGTCTTCAAGCCAGGTGAAGCTCAGCCTCGGATACGGCACGGAGGAGAACCGGCTTTTCATCACCGTCCACGCGTGCAG AGCCCTGACGGCTTGCTCCAAAGACGGCGCCGACTCTTATGTGACGTTCATGCTGCTGCCGGACAAGAAAGGCACCACCAAGAGGAGAACCGCCACCAAGAAGAGGGACCTCAACCCGGAATTTAACGAGAG GTTTGACTTTGAGCTCTCATTGGAGGAGTCATCGCAGAAGAAGCTGGACCTATCGGTGAAGAACAGCGTCTCCTTCATGAGCCGAGAAAGGGAGCTTCTCGGTAAA CTGCAGCTGGACCTAGACCAGATTGACCTGAAGAGCGGAGTCACACAATG GTACGATTTGCTACCAGAGTCAAGCTAG